The Nocardia sp. BMG51109 nucleotide sequence GCCATGCTGTCGGGTACCCCGGTCGGGACGAATGCCACGTGCCCGCAGTAGGACATGCCGAAGCCCCACAACGGAATCGGGGCACTGCGTTGCAGCACGGTGGTCGCCCGGTCGTAGGGGTGGATGTCCTCGGTGGCAGGCGGCATCCGGTCGACCGGGATCGCCTTGATACCGATCGTGGAATCGTCGCCGGTACCCCATGAATAGATCACCGGGCCGTCTGCGCAGACGTGCGCGCCGAGCATGTAGGACTGCGCTGCCTCGAGGAACTTCGGGGGCGGGATCGGGGCGTGTCCGGCCACCGGTGGCGGGGTGGGAATGGTCATGCGGGTACTGCTGTCCTCTCTGCTCGGTGATCGATCATCGGTGTGGCCTGTGGCGGCGCTCGTCGTTGATGCGCCGGCGGATGTCGTGCACGCTGCGGCCCGGCGGGATCCGGCGCGGCCACCACCGCACCGCCAGGAACCCGGACACCAGGGCACCGAGCAGCGACAGCGCGAAAACCCAGAGCACGCGCGGCTCCTACTCGGTGCCCGGCGCGGTCGGCCACGGCTCGAGGTGGTCGAGACTGCCGCTGCACAACAGTTCGCCGCCACGGCACAGGAGCCAGCCACAAGGCGGTGCCAGTGCCCGGGCGACACGATGGTCCGGTCCAGCGCTGGTCTCGATGGCCCGCGCCCGCCGCTCGGCGGCCTCCCGCCCCGACACCTCCGGCAGTCCCGACACCTCCGGCTGTGTGCCGGTCAATCCCACGGCCGTCCACTCGTCCGGCTGCCGATCGAAACCTGTTGCGCGGGAACCAGTTCCGACCACAGCTCATGCCGCACCGCATCCCACAACCCGGCCAGCTGCGGCCACCCGTCCCGCGCCTGCGCCAAGTCCGGAGAGACCTCATACGACACCAGCACCACACCGTCCTCGCGGACGGTCATGATGCGGGCGGTGTGGCCGGCCAGCTGCCAGGTCACCTCGCACCCGTCGACCTCGGTCCTGCGGATGTTCGCAGCCTTGGCGTCGCTCATGACGGCCCTACCCGTCGGTGCCCGCCGGCATGTGCACGGCGAGTGTGTGGGAGTTGGGGTCGGCCAGGCCGTCGAGTACCGCGAGGAGTGTTCGCAGGTCCGGGACGGGCGGTAGCGCCAGGGGATCGGATGGCCGGGGCGGGAACGAGATTCCCCGCACGGCAGCACGTTCCCGCGGAGTCTCCGTCGGGGGCACGATCTTCCCCGCCTTCACCAGGCGACTGTAGGCGCTCGCCTTCCGCGGGCACACGAGCGCGCGGCAGGCGATGTGCTGCTGGAGGATACGCGCGGCCTCGGGCACGGTGAGCCGGTGGTCAGGGTGGGCGTGATCCGCCTCGTCGGGCCGGGATGCCGCCCAGATGGTCGGCGGGCACACGGTTTCCAGGGTGAACATCTCACACACCCGGCTGGGAGTGTTGTCGACGGTGGCCAGGTCATAGACGACCACGGCATCGACAGCCAGCCCAGCCGCCAGACCGAGGGCATACCCGACCGGGTCCGGATGGTCGGCCGGCGGCCGCACCGTGTACAGGACCACGTACCCACGTTGCGTCGCGTGACGTTGCGCCAAGTTAGCGTGGCGTGGCGCTTCGAGCCCCGACACATCTGGGCGCACCAGGCACACCGCGGTCGGTCTATCGTGCAGCTGCTCACCGGAATCCATGTCGTCCCCTCAGTTGGTCGTCTGTCGGTGTGGAGGCACCGCCACCGGGGAGCGGGCCGGACGACCGAGTGGTGTCAGTTGGGTCCGATCGACCGGCTGATCGGGGCATCAGCTCGAGCCCGGCGGCGGTGCCTGGGTCAACCCTCGCGCCGGAGGTTTCGCGATAGAAGGTGCACGCGGATCACGCTGGTATACGCTTCGGGTCACGCTGGTATACGCACCTCTGGCAGGGGACGAGGTATTGGGTATGCAGGTCATGTGGACTGGTGCCGACGCGACAGCCCTGCGCAATGCACTGGGGCTTTCACAGCCTCAGTTCGCCAAGCGCGCGGGCATCTCCGTCTCGGTCGTGAAGAAGTGGAAGCGCCGAGCAGGAACAATCGACCTGCCCGAGCTTTTCGCCGGGATAATGAGCACGATGCTGGAACAGGCGACGCCTGAACAGCGTCTGCGCTTCACTGCGATTCGCGACACAACCGCGCAGCTTGCGTCGGTCGGCGCAACACCACAGTCTGTTGAAGTCGAGGTCATACCATCCGGTCCAGTGTTGGACATGTGGTTCGGCGACTGCTCGACGCTTACCAATGACCTCGCACGGAAGGACCTCATGTTGGATCGGCGCCAAGTCTCGCGGGCGCTAGCCGGCGTCGTTGTCGGCGTGCATCTGCTGGAACCGCTGGAACGGTGGCTGCTACGCGATTCCCCGGGGGCGGTTCCTGAACCGCCGGTGATTGGCGCCGGCCTGCAAGAGATTGCCGAGATGGAGAACACCGCGCGAGTTTTCCGTGAATGGGACGACCAATTCGGTGGTGGCCTACGGCGTAAGGCCGTCGTGGGTCAACTTGACGAGGTCAACGAGATCTTGCGCGACGCACATCCCCCGCAGATCAAGTGCCGCCTCCAACGAGTTCTCGCACTGCTGGCAGAGACAGCCGCAACGATGTCGTGGGACTCAGGGGAACAGGAAACGGCGCAGCGTTACTACATGCTGGCGACGCGCGCAGCCAAGGAGGCAGGCGACTATGCGTTGTGCGCCAACGCGATTGCCGGCATGTCTCGCCAGCTGCTTTCACTGGACAACTACGGCACCGCCGTACAACGAGCCGAACTCGAGCGCGACCGCGCGATCGACGCACTCGAACTCATCAGGGTCGCTCAGGACCAATTTGCCGACCGGGCAACGCCGACCGTGCGCGCGATGTTGCACACGCGGGAAGCGTGGGCCTACAGCAAACTCGGCCGCCCCTCAGCGTTCCGCCGAGCTTGCGACAAGGCATTCGACGAGTTCTCCAACGTCGACCCGACCGCCGATCCGTACTGGATCAACTACTTCGACGCCGCCGAACTGTCCGGCACCATCGGTGGCCGGCTGCTCGACATCGCCCGCCGTGACCCCGCGTTCGCCGGTGAAGCCGCCGAGTCGATCGCACACGCCATAACGGTGCGCCGACCGAAGCGGCTGCGCAGCTCGGCGCTCGACCAGCTCGGGATCGTCGAGGCTCGGATGATCGAGGGCGAGTTCGAGGAAGCCCGCCGCCTCGGGTTGGATGCACTGGAGACGGTCGGGAAGACCGGCTCCGATCGCGTCCGTAAGAAGCTGGTGAAGGTGTACAACCGCACCGAGCAGCTGACGAAAGTCGGCGCAGTCGCCGAATTGCGAGACCGTATTCGGCCGATAGTCGCGGTAGCGACCTAGAAGGAGCTGATGGTGCGCATCGGGGTTACCGGGCACATGAACATCACCACGGACACCGTGCCGCTCGTGCACGCGGAAATCGCCCGCCACCTTGCGAAGGCAGGCGCCGCGGCCGAACTCGTCGGCGTAAGCTGCCTCGCCCGAGGCGCCGACTCCGTATTCGCGCAAGCGGTCCTCGAAGCAGGCGGCAGGCTGGAGGCGGTCATCCCTTCCCGGAACT carries:
- a CDS encoding DNA-binding transcriptional regulator, giving the protein MQVMWTGADATALRNALGLSQPQFAKRAGISVSVVKKWKRRAGTIDLPELFAGIMSTMLEQATPEQRLRFTAIRDTTAQLASVGATPQSVEVEVIPSGPVLDMWFGDCSTLTNDLARKDLMLDRRQVSRALAGVVVGVHLLEPLERWLLRDSPGAVPEPPVIGAGLQEIAEMENTARVFREWDDQFGGGLRRKAVVGQLDEVNEILRDAHPPQIKCRLQRVLALLAETAATMSWDSGEQETAQRYYMLATRAAKEAGDYALCANAIAGMSRQLLSLDNYGTAVQRAELERDRAIDALELIRVAQDQFADRATPTVRAMLHTREAWAYSKLGRPSAFRRACDKAFDEFSNVDPTADPYWINYFDAAELSGTIGGRLLDIARRDPAFAGEAAESIAHAITVRRPKRLRSSALDQLGIVEARMIEGEFEEARRLGLDALETVGKTGSDRVRKKLVKVYNRTEQLTKVGAVAELRDRIRPIVAVAT